One Torulaspora globosa chromosome 5, complete sequence DNA window includes the following coding sequences:
- the SPT20 gene encoding Spt20p (ancestral locus Anc_3.2), with protein sequence MSNLPYDATGADANQSFGIAVNAGNGSSGGPVNAERPMGAQAGLTQQQQLQLQQRQRMLLQQRALQQQKHQQALQNYESQFYQLLMTLNKKPKRIYNFVEDADQTLKKYEQYRPSFEFHIYENNYKICAPANTRLQQQQKTPELNSDGLILNKNNAILKDFLEYVARGKIPESITEVLRDCNIQFYEGNLILQVYDHTNTVDVVANDQNGQQSSQQKNSSTPEQQGDTAVKRETDPQSSSETPEAKKTRPATYKRPRVYRTLLEPSDLTHYYDMMSYADHTRFSDSIYQQLESEILSLTKRNLSLDVPLNPYDHRDIFEPEAFATPSWDENTKRFKHIHREECKKPGTKGAVGHIDEHEELPQHSSNYEQMMLIMSERTTTSTNATFAASLTKNALQLEAASSKLSNGRGSPISGGGKSGNRGSTASRNQAAIAAAAAAAAAGLTAGNENNQFSRLKFIEQWRLNREKRKQQTLNNNIAPNSLNNAISMAAPLTAQQQLLQQQQSMERADQRQDFQSEQRVGSQQAAAKKRMTNDKPKPKRPRKTKKAAADGAEPQAKKKRVTKKKQADNSSPVDTSEAF encoded by the coding sequence ATGAGCAATCTACCGTATGATGCAACGGGTGCTGACGCTAATCAGTCGTTCGGTATTGCGGTAAATGCCGGCAATGGCAGCTCCGGAGGGCCCGTCAACGCAGAGAGGCCGATGGGCGCGCAAGCTGGGCTGAcgcagcagcaacagctgcagctgcagcagagacaGCGAATGCTCCTGCAGCAGCGTGCgctgcaacagcagaaaCACCAACAGGCATTGCAAAATTACGAGTCTCAATTCTACCAATTACTGATgactttgaacaagaaaccAAAGAGGATATACAACTTTGTGGAAGACGCAGAtcaaactttgaagaagtacGAACAGTACAGGCCCAGTTTTGAGTTCCACATCTATGAAAATAACTACAAGATCTGTGCTCCGGCAAATACAAgattgcagcagcaacaaaaGACGCCGGAGTTGAACAGCGATGGGTTGATACTTAATAAAAATAATGCGATTCTCAAGGATTTTCTCGAGTACGTTGCCAGAGGGAAGATTCCGGAGTCGATTACAGAGGTGCTGCGAGATTGTAACATTCAGTTTTATGAGGGAAATCTGATATTGCAGGTGTATGACCACACAAACACCGTGGATGTGGTCGCCAACGACCAGAATGGGCAGCAGTCATCGCAGCAGAAGAATAGTTCTACCCCGGAACAGCAAGGGGACACTGCTGTGAAACGAGAGACTGACCCCCAGTCGTCTTCAGAAACTCcagaggccaagaagaccaGGCCTGCCACGTACAAGAGACCTAGAGTATACAGAACGTTGCTTGAGCCAAGTGATCTGACTCATTACTATGACATGATGTCGTATGCTGATCATACAAGGTTTTCGGATAGCATTTATCAGCAGCTGGAGTCTGAGATCTTGTCGCTCACCAAGCGTAATTTGAGCTTGGACGTTCCTCTGAATCCATACGATCACAGGGACATATTTGAGCCCGAAGCGTTTGCTACACCAAGTTGGGATGAAAATACCAAGAGGTTTAAGCACATACACCGAGAAGAATGCAAGAAACCAGGGACCAAAGGAGCAGTAGGACATATCGATGAGCACGAAGAATTACCTCAGCATAGTTCCAACTACGAACAGATGATGTTAATCATGAGCGAACGTACAACCACTTCGACTAACGCAACGTTTGCTGCTTCATTGACCAAGAACGCCCTACAATTAGAAGCAGCAAGCTCAAAGTTGTCGAATGGTCGTGGTTCTCCAATTTCGGGAGGCGGAAAATCCGGTAATCGCGGTTCTACAGCGAGTCGCAATCAAGCTGCaatcgctgctgctgctgccgccgctgctgcaggaCTCACTGCAGGAAATGAAAATAACCAATTCAGTAGACTAAAGTTTATCGAACAGTGGAGGTTGAAcagagaaaagagaaaacAACAAACACTGAATAACAATATCGCACCTAACTCATTGAATAATGCAATATCGATGGCGGCGCCACTCACTGCACaacagcagcttcttcagcaacAGCAATCGATGGAACGCGCTGATCAGCGCCAAGACTTCCAATCAGAACAAAGAGTAGGTTCACAACAAGCTGCAGCCAAAAAGCGCATGACTAATGACAAACCTAAACCAAAACGACCTCGCAAAACAAAGAAGGCAGCTGCAGACGGTGCAGAACCGCAGGCAAAGAAAAAGCGTGTCACTAAAAAAAAGCAAGCCGACAACTCCTCACCTGTGGATACCAGCGAAGCATTCTAG
- the NOP8 gene encoding Nop8p (ancestral locus Anc_3.6) codes for MSGIRKRIYVGNILQNEQSCLKELHGRFAKFGRCLSDEFEKHDSYAYINMDFDDESQFQRLKKSFNNVKFKGNELRVNLAKPSWKETWQQRHKEEEMQSRRMDKVNRKRDWEYYKKIENIGMSWEDRRSLIPGRVRKSQRRKAQMRNITFRVNVGGSLKVYKCYKTKLWGYERDKDLKDLVFKFVNDKWRDGCDHIVDRLDYGRSKRSVLSILDLKPLEAHVAGADDVEAEEEKKEKEKVKDVLTSVLRDFEFDKPLQLSDEEDFSMSSSKPTMNQKHGLPKRGQEEEPNLPSEPSQEEFYQKEGEKDEDGDDEEFIPTFSAQKDAPPEQTGSGEISNTETLRNLFNPESNDPTSSFKLIAESDDDIDHKNDEEFKEITAAPQEVSEEVRSLQNKERQHLFFPHFSSPFLVGQTKLSKLKSSDISETLSNWDEMFWENRGIWTKEMKRRQRDALRLLNKKRAKKNGGILL; via the coding sequence ATGTCAGGTATTAGGAAGAGAATTTATGTTGGCAACATCCTCCAGAATGAGCAGAGCTGTCTGAAAGAGCTACACGGTCGGTTCGCTAAGTTTGGTAGATGCCTAAGCGATGAGTTTGAGAAACATGACAGTTATGCTTACATAAATATGgatttcgatgatgaaagcCAATTCCAGCGCTTGAAAAAGAGTTTTAACAACGTGAAGTTCAAAGGAAACGAGCTCAGGGTGAACTTAGCGAAGCCTTCCTGGAAGGAAACATGGCAGCAGAGGCataaagaggaagaaatgcAATCTCGAAGGATGGATAAAGTGAACAGAAAGAGGGATTGGGAGTACTATAAGAAAATTGAGAATATAGGCATGAGCTGGGAGGACAGAAGGTCACTGATCCCTGGACGTGTCAGGAAATCTCAACGACGTAAGGCTCAAATGCGCAACATCACGTTCAGAGTGAATGTTGGCGgatctttgaaggtttATAAATGCTATAAAACCAAGCTATGGGGTTACGAAAGAGATAAGGACTTGAAGGACCTGGTATTCAAGTTTGTAAACGACAAATGGCGCGACGGCTGCGATCACATTGTTGACAGACTGGATTATGGCAGATCGAAGAGGTCTGTTCTGTCAATACTCGATCTAAAGCCACTGGAGGCACACGTTGCAGGTGCAGATGATgtggaagcagaagaggaaaagaaggaaaaggagAAGGTGAAGGATGTTTTGACCAGCGTGCTGAGGGATTTCGAATTCGATAAGCCCCTGCAGttgagcgatgaagaagacttCAGCATGTCAAGTAGCAAGCCGACAATGAACCAGAAGCACGGGTTGCCTAAAAGAGgtcaggaagaagagccAAACCTGCCGAGTGAGCCATCACAAGAAGAATTTTATCAAAAAGAAGgcgagaaagatgaagatggagacgatgaagagtttATTCCTACATTTTCTGCACAGAAGGATGCGCCGCCGGAACAAACAGGTTCTGGTGAGATCAGCAATACTGAGACACTACGTAACCTTTTCAACCCAGAATCGAACGACCCTACGTCCTCTTTCAAACTGATCGCTGAATCTGACGATGATATCGACCACAAGAACGACGAGGAATTTAAAGAAATAACAGCAGCTCCGCAGGAAGTTTCAGAGGAAGTGCGATCCCTGCAGAATAAAGAAAGGCagcatctcttcttcccacACTTCAGCTCACCTTTCCTTGTAGGTCAAACCAAATTAAGCAAGCTGAAAAGTAGTGATATCAGTGAAACACTAAGCAACTGGGATGAAATGTTCTGGGAGAACAGAGGCATCTGGACTAAGGAGATGAAACGCAGGCAGCGAGATGCTCTACGACTACTAAATAAGAAAAGGGCCAAAAAGAATGGCGGTATATTGCTTTAG
- the PSF3 gene encoding DNA replication protein PSF3 (ancestral locus Anc_3.4): MGYYELEDVLADGSEVPCKFQYSMPGLGYLAGNAGKPIEKNSKLLLPLWLARVLAIVGGSEGEEIADDEEAMPFVELSRPEMFSAKVVNAIKAGAASLDLHSVNSHFYMLAIKWIALFGDAELGSVIAEMVMERSLELNGHASSVGVSAVESQASQAGSPFLLTLDESEKETYRRAHDSYRRTKRWMLEK, translated from the coding sequence ATGGGGTACTATGAGCTAGAGGACGTGCTGGCAGACGGCAGCGAGGTGCCCTGCAAGTTCCAGTACTCGATGCCTGGCCTCGGGTATCTGGCGGGCAACGCTGGGAAGCCGATCGAGAAGAACTCGAAGTTACTGCTGCCGCTGTGGCTGGCAAGGGTGTTGGCGATTGTTGGTGGCAGCGAGGGCGAGGAGATCGCagatgatgaggaagcgATGCCGTTCGTAGAACTGTCGCGGCCGGAGATGTTTTCCGCTAAGGTGGTCAATGCGATCAAGGCGGGTGCAGCAAGTCTGGATCTGCATTCTGTAAATTCTCACTTCTATATGCTAGCGATCAAGTGGATCGCGCTGTTCGGCGACGCGGAGCTTGGGTCTGTGATTGCGGAAATGGTGATGGAGCGGTCTCTCGAGCTCAACGGGCACGCCAGCAGCGTGGGCGTGAGCGCGGTGGAGTCGCAGGCGTCGCAGGCTGGGTCGCCGTTCTTGCTGACGCTCGACGAGTCCGAAAAGGAGACGTACAGGCGGGCCCACGACTCCTACAGGCGGACCAAGCGGTGGATGCTTGAGAAGTAG
- the RIB4 gene encoding lumazine synthase RIB4 (ancestral locus Anc_3.7), which translates to MAVKGLGKVDKQYDGSKLRVGIIHARWNREIIDALVKGAIDRMLSMGVKEENIVVETVPGSFELPWGCRRFVEISHQEGRPFDVVIPIGVLIKGSTMHFEYIADSTTKALMSLQEKVGLPVIFGLLTCMTEEQALARAGIDEGHTMHNHGEDWGAAAVEMAVKFNPDAQKRS; encoded by the coding sequence ATGGCAGTCAAGGGTTTAGGTAAGGTAGATAAGCAGTACGATGGCTCTAAGCTCAGAGTGGGCATTATTCACGCACGCTGGAACCGTGAGATTATAGATGCTTTGGTGAAGGGCGCCATTGATAGAATGCTTTCGATGGGtgtcaaagaagagaataTTGTAGTTGAAACCGTTCCCGGCTCCTTTGAATTACCCTGGGGTTGTAGGAGATTTGTTGAGATTAGTCACCAAGAAGGTCGTCCATTCGATGTCGTCATTCCCATTGGTGTTTTAATCAAGGGAAGCACTATGCATTTTGAATATATTGCTGACAGCACCACAAAGGCTTTGATGTCTCTGCAGGAAAAAGTGGGCCTCCCGGTGATTTTTGGTCTTTTAACCTGTATGACAGAGGAGCAAGCTCTCGCAAGAGCAGGCATTGATGAGGGCCATACGATGCACAACCATGGCGAAGATTGGGGCGCCGCAGCTGTGGAAATGGCCGTTAAATTCAATCCAGATGCACAAAAGAGGTCATAA
- the CTR9 gene encoding Ctr9p (ancestral locus Anc_3.5) — protein MEAANPGAYPSMEWPSSLDIPLKASEEVVSIDLKTDLPDDPADLKTLLVEEGSDKEHWLTIAVAYCNQGKTREGMRLAEMALETFENSESGSLHTFLTWAHLKMAKEHPYDVDVKERELTEAEVHLKSAIGLDPTWIGNMLATIDLYYQRGHYDRALETCDLFVKSIYAEDRRTGRTSKQNAFFLLLRAKLLYQKKNYVASLKNFQELLVINPVMQPDPRIGIGLCFWQLKDYKIAISSWKRALELNPKNENAAILVLLGDFHTSLTTSETDAAFKESYSKVLSDLNNLYGKDKQNPVLLTLLEIYFFLKGDYEKVIDIYESNIKERSSLLTSTVLSEALFWCGRAYYAQHDYRKAFAMYQQCLKLNEDNLLAKFGVGQTQIKNKLVEESIITFENLFKSFENIQELNYILGLLYASKHFDKGASKGSSGSDAMVLNEKAIQYLSKYIKLTSSKKNQIVVPRAYLVISQLYEDQNNYKQSLEYLSKAYEELKALDSAVPLEILNNLGCFHFINGDLATARQYFEEAKKMFKEGSEMTIGYNIARTLESTDEAESRKMYDQILSQHPGYVDAQIRSLFLQLSNNDADTSAIEDTMRKFYKANESNLEVRSFYSWFLKKCKKDKKNDDLETAHNKETLVKYDSHDLYALISLGNLYCVIGRGERKSPKPKDQENAKQSFLKAVQLFQKVLQVDPYNVFAAQGIAIVFAENKRIGPALEILRKIRDSLDNEDIHCNIANCLLEMHENAKAIETYEYTLKRFGNPQNKSRLLNLLSKAWFSRGVREKSFEFLKKALSNAEMAIELEVQSPSGKFAAMLKYNAALLHFQIAETLRRAPPKQRKVVQITEAITGLQTALKILKELQTSKDFNIIPEEELEQRIQLGETTMKSSLERIVKEQKEFEEEQDRKLEAARKILEESEIEKQRKQREEEQARRLKLEKQKEEYRKLQDEAQKLIQEREAMVAAEDEKEQLSDELPEDADHANGKKGTKKRKSKKRADGEPKKRRKKQEAERSTDARDSADEEDETVKPTGRKAKKAALSNEFIEDSDDSDEAELAAGSRSDAATNDDEEDDLF, from the coding sequence ATGGAGGCAGCGAACCCTGGTGCTTATCCTTCGATGGAGTGGCCTTCGTCTCTGGACATTCCGTTGAAGGCGTCAGAAGAAGTGGTCAGTATCGATTTGAAAACAGACTTACCTGATGACCCTGCAGATTTGAAAACGTTGTTGGTGGAGGAAGGATCCGACAAGGAGCATTGGTTGACTATAGCGGTTGCTTATTGCAACCAGGGCAAGACTCGCGAAGGGATGAGGCTGGCAGAAATGGCTCTTGAGACGTTTGAGAATTCTGAGAGTGGTTCTTTACacactttcttgacctGGGCGCATCTTAAAATGGCGAAGGAACATCCGTACGACGTAGATGTGAAGGAACGCGAGCTCACTGAGGCAGAAGTTCATCTAAAGAGTGCTATTGGCCTCGATCCTACTTGGATCGGCAATATGTTGGCAACTATTGACCTCTATTATCAGAGAGGACATTACGATAGAGCATTAGAAACGTGCGATTTGTTTGTCAAGAGCATATATGCAGAGGATCGTCGAACTGGCAGGACATCAAAGCAGAACGCCTTTTTCCTCCTCTTGAGGGCTAAGCTTCTCTATCAGAAGAAAAATTACGTGgcaagtttgaagaattttcaagaactgCTAGTTATAAATCCAGTAATGCAGCCTGATCCTCGTATCGGTATTGGTCTCTGCTTCTGGCAGTTGAAGGATTACAAAATCGCAATCTCCTCGTGGAAACGGGCATTAGAGCTGAATCCAAAGAATGAAAATGCGGCCATTTTAGTTTTGCTTGGTGATTTCCACACTTCACTAACGACATCTGAAACCGATGCGGCTTTCAAGGAAAGTTACTCGAAAGTGCTGTCTGATCTAAACAATTTGTATGGCAAAGATAAACAAAATCCTGTGCTCCTGACGCTCTTGGAGATTTATTTTTTCCTTAAGGGCGACTACGAAAAGGTGATTGACATTTATGAATCCAATATTAAGGAAAGATCCTCATTACTAACAAGCACTGTGCTATCCGAGGCTTTATTCTGGTGCGGGAGAGCCTATTATGCCCAACATGACTACCGTAAGGCGTTTGCCATGTACCAGCAGTGTCTCAAACTGAACGAGGATAACCTATTGGCCAAGTTTGGTGTTGGACAGACTCAGATCAAAAACAAGCTCGTGGAGGAAAGCATTATTACATTTGAGAACCTGTTTAAAAGCTTCGAAAATATTCAAGAGCTAAATTATATCCTAGGGCTACTATATGCATCAAAGCATTTCGATAAGGGGGCTTCCAAGGGCTCATCCGGAAGCGATGCAATGGTGCTCAACGAAAAGGCCATTCAGTACCTGAGCAAATACATTAAGCTCACCTCGTCAAAAAAGAATCAAATCGTCGTTCCTAGAGCTTACTTAGTCATTTCTCAGCTCTATGAAGATCAAAATAACTACAAGCAGTCGTTGGAatatctttcaaaagcGTATGAGGAACTCAAAGCATTGGATTCTGCTGTCCCTCTTGAGATTTTGAACAATCTAGGTTGTTTCCATTTCATTAACGGTGATTTGGCCACCGCGCGCCAGTATTTCGAAGAGGCCAAAAAGATGTTTAAGGAAGGATCCGAGATGACAATCGGCTACAATATTGCTCGCACTCTGGAATCTACCGATGAAGCGGAATCTAGGAAGATGTACGATCAAATACTCTCACAGCATCCAGGCTACGTTGATGCACAAATCAGAAGTCTCTTCCTGCAGTTATCCAATAATGATGCCGATACTTCTGCGATTGAGGATACGATGAGAAAGTTCTACAAAGCTAATGAGTCTAACTTAGAAGTGCGTTCCTTTTACAGCTGGTTCCTGAAGAAATgcaagaaggacaagaagaacgatGATCTAGAGACTGCGCATAATAAAGAGACTCTGGTTAAATATGATTCACATGACTTATATGCACTAATTTCTTTGGGGAACCTCTACTGTGTCATTGGAAGGGGGGAAAGGAAATCACCAAAGCCCAAAGACCAAGAAAACGCGAAGCAGTCGTTCTTGAAGGCTGTTCAACTGTTCCAGAAAGTGCTGCAAGTTGACCCATATAACGTGTTTGCTGCTCAAGGAATAGCCATTGTATTTGCTGAAAACAAGCGTATTGGACCCGCATTAGAGATTCTGAGGAAGATTCGCGACTCTCTCGACAATGAAGACATTCATTGTAATATAGCGAACTGCTTATTAGAGATGCACGAGAACGCCAAGGCAATCGAAACGTATGAGTAcactttgaaaagatttggTAATCCACAAAACAAGTCCAGGCTGTTGAATCTTCTGAGTAAAGCTTGGTTCTCAAGAGGAGTGCGAGAAAAGTCTTttgagtttttgaagaaagcgtTGAGCAACGCTGAAATGGCAATTGAATTAGAAGTTCAGAGCCCCTCTGGCAAATTTGCGGCCATGCTGAAATATAACGCCGCGTTGCTACACTTCCAAATTGCGGAAACGCTAAGACGAGCCCCTCCTAAGCAACGCAAAGTGGTTCAGATAACCGAAGCCATTACCGGCCTGCAGactgctttgaagattttgaaggaacTACAGACATCGAAAGACTTCAACATAATACCGGAAGAAGAGCTAGAGCAGCGTATCCAATTGGGAGAAACGACTATGAAGAGCTCACTGGAGCGCATTGTCAAAGAGCAGAAGGAATTCGAAGAGGAACAAGACAGGAAGCTGGAGGCGGCTCGTAAGATCCTGGAAGAAAGCGAGAttgagaaacaaagaaagcaacgggaagaagagcaagccCGCCGGTTAAAATTGGAAAAGCAAAAAGAGGAATACAGAAAGCTACAGGATGAAGCACAGAAGCTGATACAGGAGCGTGAGGCCATGGTCGCAGCAGAGGACGAAAAGGAACAATTGAGTGACGAGTTGCCGGAGGATGCCGATCATGCAAACGGCAAGAAGGGcaccaagaagagaaaatcCAAGAAGCGTGCCGATGGTGAGCCCAAGAAGAGGCGCAAGAAGCAGGAAGCCGAACGTTCTACGGACGCCCGCGACTCGGccgatgaagaggacgaaACTGTGAAACCTACCGGCAgaaaggccaagaaggccgCTCTGTCAAACGAGTTCATCGAGGACAGCGACGACAGCGACGAAGCAGAGCTTGCCGCCGGATCGCGCTCTGACGCTGCTAccaacgacgatgaagaagacgatctGTTCTAA
- a CDS encoding uncharacterized protein (similar to Saccharomyces cerevisiae YMR315W) gives MAPVLNVGIIGTGIFARDRHLPSYEEMSSDFKVVAAFNRTKSKALDFGKRAGLPEEKIYDDIDGILADKDVSYVDALVPAQFNVLTAEKAIAAGKPILLEKPIAATMQQARELVKLSDSTDLPIGIAENWLYLGAIDVVQKHLPEIGAVIAFTHNSTGPFLTKNKYLSTSWRQNPEHIGGFLSDGGVHQLALVTHLLGEFDTVSALTKQVRKESGTDDIVFSTVKLVDSDVIGTFTYGSSFGATEKSVFLKIYGTKGSIEAQLSDKRNPVVKVQLGDSAETSEKEVIYPIKEDGSFGVNAEFKSFHEAVVKGDKSLYKGTPRVAFHHLACVAAFLESSAKNGDHVKVERV, from the coding sequence ATGGCCCCTGTTCTGAACGTTGGTATTATTGGTACTGGTATCTTTGCCAGAGACAGACACCTTCCATCTTATGAGGAGATGTCTTCAGACTTCAAGGTGGTTGCAGCTTTCAACAGAACGAAGAGTAAGGCATTGGATTTCGGTAAGAGAGCGGGACTTccagaggaaaagatcTACGACGATATTGATGGGATCCTAGCTGACAAGGATGTGTCGTATGTGGATGCGCTTGTGCCAGCACAGTTCAACGTGCTCACGGCAGAGAAGGCTATCGCTGCAGGAAAGCCAATTTTGCTAGAGAAGCCAATTGCTGCCACTATGCAGCAGGCCCGTGAGTTGGTTAAGCTCTCCGACTCCACCGACTTGCCTATCGGAATTGCAGAAAATTGGCTTTACCTGGGAGCTATCGATGTTGTCCAAAAACACCTGCCCGAAATTGGAGCTGTGATTGCATTTACTCACAACTCAACAGGACCTTTCTTAACCAAGAATAAGTATTTGTCGACCAGTTGGAGACAAAACCCAGAACATATTGGAGGTTTTCTATCCGACGGAGGTGTCCATCAACTTGCCCTTGTCACACATCTATTGGGAGAGTTCGATACCGTCTCTGCATTGACGAAACAAGTCCGCAAAGAATCTGGAACTGATGATATAGTCTTTTCAACTGTAAAATTGGTGGATAGCGATGTTATTGGTACCTTTACCTATGGCTCTTCATTCGGGGCCACGGAGAAGTCTGtctttttgaagatttaCGGTACGAAAGGCTCTATTGAAGCTCAATTATCTGACAAGAGGAACCCCGTTGTGAAGGTGCAACTCGGTGATTCTGCTGAAACATCTGAAAAAGAGGTGATCTACCCTATCAAGGAGGATGGTTCCTTCGGTGTCAATGCCGAATTCAAGAGCTTCCACGAAGCAGTTGTAAAGGGTGACAAGAGCCTTTACAAGGGAACACCAAGAGTTGCTTTCCATCATCTCGCTTGCGTTGCAGCTTTCCTCGAATCTTCTGCTAAAAACGGAGATCATGTTAAAGTGGAAAGAGTTTAG
- the PEX11 gene encoding Pex11p (ancestral locus Anc_3.3) — protein MVCDTVVYHPSVSRLIRFLDSTAGREKVLRLLQYLSRFLAFQQSSVLAKQLQAQFTVVRKILRFLKPLNHLQAASKFYDNKLSGDALVRACNVIKNLAYAGYLSFDQVNLLRMLRLVPVTGFTAKRVPLWSNWCWFVGLLTGLVMDARKIQLAQQRIVALAEEKSEKYEEDKLLAKSYQERGAAVRRLLWDAIDTFIVLNNLNFLHNEDGHVALAGVATSLFGLQDLWNAA, from the coding sequence ATGGTGTGTGATACGGTGGTGTACCACCCTTCGGTGTCGAGACTGATCCGGTTCCTGGACTCGACCGCGGGACGGGAGAAGGTGCTGAGGCTGTTGCAGTATCTGTCGCGGTTTTTGGCGTTCCAGCAGTCGTCGGTGCTTGCGAAGCAGCTGCAGGCGCAGTTTACCGTGGTGCGGAAGATCCTGCGGTTCCTGAAGCCGCTGAACCATCTGCAGGCGGCTTCCAAGTTCTACGATAACAAGCTTTCCGGGGATGCGCTGGTGCGGGCGTGCAACGTGATCAAGAACCTGGCGTATGCAGGGTATTTGAGCTTCGACCAGGTGAATCTGCTGCGGATGCTGCGGCTGGTGCCCGTGACGGGGTTCACGGCCAAGAGGGTTCCGCTGTGGAGCAATTGGTGCTGGTTTGTCGGGCTGCTGACGGGGCTTGTGATGGACGCGCGCAAGATCCAGCTTGCGCAGCAGCGGATCGTCGCGCTGGCCGAGGAGAAGAGCGAGAAGTACGAGGAGGACAAGCTGCTGGCCAAGTCGTACCAGGAGCGCGGCGCGGCCGTGAGAAGGCTGCTGTGGGACGCGATTGACACCTTCATCGTGCTGAACaacttgaacttcttgCACAACGAGGACGGCCATGTGGCGCTGGCAGGTGTGGCCACTTCGCTGTTCGGGCTGCAGGACCTGTGGAACGCTGCCTAG
- the DCP1 gene encoding Dcp1p (ancestral locus Anc_3.1) produces the protein MATESNGASAMTMEFYRKALNFNVIGRYDPKIKQLLFHTPHASVYKWDFEKNEWNKLDYQGVLAIYLRDVASKDSFLPASDIGEQSVSSSGGQQMETASYGETHSGRDIYNYGLIILNRINPDNFSMAIVPNSVVNKRKVFEAEENAKNPLECMGVEVKDELVIIKNLKKEIYGIWIHTVADRQNIFELIKYLLENEPQSSFA, from the coding sequence ATGGCGACGGAAAGCAATGGAGCGTCGGCGATGACCATGGAGTTCTATCGGAAAGCCTTGAATTTCAACGTTATTGGACGATACGATCCCAAGATTAAGCAACTGCTGTTCCACACCCCGCATGCTTCAGTGTATAAATGggattttgagaaaaatGAATGGAATAAATTGGACTACCAGGGAGTGCTGGCTATATACTTGAGAGATGTTGCAAGCAAGGACTCCTTTTTGCCTGCCAGCGATATTGGCGAACAAAGCGTGTCATCCTCTGGAGGCCAGCAAATGGAGACAGCTTCCTACGGTGAAACCCACAGCGGACGCGATATTTACAATTACGGATTAATCATTCTGAATAGAATCAATCCAGATAACTTTTCCATGGCTATTGTCCCAAACAGCGTGGTGAACAAGCGTAAAGTTTTCGAGGCAGAAGAGAATGCCAAAAATCCTCTGGAATGCATGGGAGTTGAAGTCAAGGATGAACTGGTGATAATAAAAAATCTAAAGAAGGAAATATACGGTATATGGATTCACACGGTCGCGGATAGGCAGAATATTTTTGAGCTGATAAAATATCTCTTGGAAAATGAACCACAATCGTCATTCGCCTGA